In one Vulgatibacter incomptus genomic region, the following are encoded:
- a CDS encoding DUF2203 domain-containing protein: MRYFSIEEANRMVPFLQQTFERIRFRSMELARAGMLLSQQGDRSLPGTPIPEDLADGHRRLRLRRDHLLSKIQEAIDNLTEVGVVVKRGDGLVDFPSRRGDRQVMLCWSFGEPAVDHWHELDDDFEGRQAILRPASFQRAYVN, from the coding sequence ATGCGCTACTTCTCGATCGAGGAAGCGAACCGGATGGTGCCCTTCCTCCAGCAGACCTTCGAGCGGATCCGGTTCCGCTCCATGGAGCTCGCCCGCGCGGGCATGCTCCTGTCCCAGCAGGGAGATCGCTCCCTGCCCGGGACCCCGATCCCCGAAGACCTCGCGGACGGGCATCGGCGGCTGAGGCTCCGCCGCGATCACCTCCTGTCGAAGATTCAGGAGGCCATCGACAACCTCACCGAGGTCGGAGTGGTCGTGAAGCGGGGCGACGGCCTCGTCGACTTCCCCTCCCGCCGGGGCGACAGGCAGGTGATGCTCTGCTGGTCCTTTGGCGAGCCGGCCGTCGATCATTGGCACGAGCTCGACGATGACTTCGAGGGCCGACAGGCCATCCTGCGCCCTGCCTCGTTCCAGCGCGCCTACGTGAACTGA
- a CDS encoding two-component regulator propeller domain-containing protein: protein MREGGASPIAFVRVGVALTTALALTACHHDPTNDPPLQSAGSGGTAGAPGGTGGNGGGAGGNIGGGTGGSIGGGTGGSVGGGTGGSIGGGTGGVAGTSGGQGGSGGPGAGGVGGGVGPGGTGGPPPDPDVRNHLHFWAAANGAPGPVWGVAADQAGNIWAANGAALLLLRSGGSAWESFTAADGLTPYPPISVAGGRANEVYVGYRGLFPSSDPLNDPPEIASSGGVDRIVVNGRRVDRTHFDIFTPPAAEYPNGRHLLRTCYRILPVLTGEYAGDVWFGCNHGVAMWSQAFGIVQEHQHAATDKGGSLWVGDFRGLAIAPDGNVWIGGDARSGLIHYADEGWHLGQFWATLDPIVDIWPDGIALDPGGDDFVMDLITDGGTGLWAASFGNGVAHRAGDGTWSYLTTAQGLPDNRVYGLALDPDGSIWMATDAALARWRGGHFASVIDGLNGLPGAILSVTIDRSHSPRRVIIGTSSGVGVYDGP from the coding sequence ATGAGGGAAGGTGGAGCGAGCCCGATTGCCTTCGTTCGGGTCGGCGTGGCGCTGACGACTGCGCTGGCGCTTACAGCGTGCCACCACGATCCGACGAACGACCCTCCGCTGCAGAGCGCCGGCTCGGGCGGAACCGCGGGAGCGCCCGGCGGCACGGGCGGCAACGGCGGCGGCGCTGGCGGAAACATCGGCGGCGGTACGGGCGGCAGCATCGGCGGCGGCACCGGCGGCAGCGTCGGAGGCGGCACCGGGGGCAGCATCGGAGGCGGCACGGGCGGCGTCGCGGGAACGTCTGGCGGCCAGGGCGGGAGCGGCGGACCCGGCGCCGGAGGTGTCGGCGGAGGGGTCGGTCCCGGCGGGACAGGTGGCCCGCCGCCCGACCCGGACGTCCGCAACCACCTCCACTTCTGGGCAGCAGCGAACGGGGCCCCCGGGCCCGTGTGGGGCGTCGCCGCCGATCAGGCGGGAAATATCTGGGCCGCGAACGGCGCGGCGCTCCTCCTCCTCCGGTCGGGCGGATCGGCCTGGGAGTCCTTCACCGCTGCCGACGGCCTCACTCCCTATCCCCCGATCTCGGTGGCAGGCGGCCGCGCCAACGAGGTCTACGTCGGCTACCGGGGCCTCTTCCCCAGCAGCGATCCCCTCAACGATCCCCCCGAGATCGCAAGCAGCGGCGGCGTCGACCGGATCGTCGTGAACGGCCGCCGCGTCGACCGCACCCACTTCGACATCTTCACGCCCCCGGCAGCGGAGTACCCGAACGGCCGCCACCTGCTGCGGACCTGCTACCGGATCCTCCCCGTCCTCACCGGCGAATACGCGGGCGACGTCTGGTTCGGCTGCAACCACGGCGTCGCCATGTGGAGCCAGGCCTTCGGGATCGTGCAGGAGCACCAGCATGCGGCGACCGACAAAGGCGGCAGCCTATGGGTCGGCGACTTCCGCGGCCTCGCCATCGCCCCCGACGGCAACGTCTGGATCGGCGGCGACGCGCGCAGCGGCCTGATCCACTACGCCGACGAGGGCTGGCATCTCGGGCAGTTCTGGGCCACTCTCGACCCCATCGTCGACATCTGGCCCGACGGCATCGCGCTCGACCCCGGCGGCGACGACTTCGTGATGGACCTGATCACCGACGGCGGAACCGGCCTCTGGGCGGCGAGCTTCGGCAACGGCGTCGCCCACAGGGCGGGCGACGGGACCTGGAGCTACCTCACCACCGCCCAGGGCCTCCCCGACAACCGCGTCTACGGCCTCGCGCTGGATCCGGACGGCAGCATCTGGATGGCCACCGACGCCGCCCTCGCGCGCTGGCGAGGCGGTCACTTCGCCAGTGTGATCGACGGCCTCAATGGCCTGCCCGGCGCGATCCTCAGCGTCACGATCGACCGGTCCCACTCGCCGAGGCGCGTGATCATCGGCACCAGCTCGGGCGTCGGGGTCTACGACGGACCCTGA
- a CDS encoding universal stress protein yields the protein MFEHVVAAVDGSTSSFHASLVGAHIAAAAKGTIDLICVVEPVAHRLFTGGDREAARQQCKQNLASAQAAIGSVAPIAHRVELDGPVAESIVGYGEESSADILCLGSARRGLKLGSVSMKVVRQAERSVVVVPSGVSSGPRLARILVGFDGSDCSREAVKVAAYLAARSDGALRIESIVPPPWPLPPEGIELDSEDVEEVVGKENLADLCAARELAMKAGAEVSSATFDLGHAAHRLSERAEEWNIDLLVVGSRGHSPARRFFLGSVSSHLASRAPCPVLIVR from the coding sequence ATGTTCGAGCACGTGGTGGCCGCGGTCGACGGCTCCACCTCGTCCTTCCACGCCAGCCTGGTGGGCGCCCACATCGCCGCAGCGGCGAAGGGCACCATCGACCTGATCTGCGTGGTGGAGCCGGTCGCGCACCGTCTCTTCACCGGCGGCGACCGCGAGGCGGCTCGCCAGCAGTGCAAGCAGAACCTCGCCTCGGCCCAGGCCGCGATCGGCTCGGTCGCGCCGATCGCCCATCGCGTCGAGCTCGACGGCCCCGTCGCGGAGTCGATCGTCGGCTACGGCGAGGAGTCGAGCGCCGACATCCTCTGCCTCGGGAGCGCGCGGCGCGGCCTGAAGCTCGGCTCCGTCTCGATGAAGGTCGTCCGGCAGGCAGAGAGGTCGGTGGTCGTGGTGCCCTCCGGCGTGAGCAGCGGCCCCCGCCTCGCCCGCATCCTCGTCGGCTTCGACGGCTCGGACTGTTCGCGCGAAGCGGTGAAGGTGGCCGCGTACCTCGCCGCTCGGTCGGACGGCGCGCTGCGGATCGAATCGATCGTCCCTCCTCCCTGGCCGCTACCTCCCGAGGGGATCGAGCTCGACTCCGAGGACGTCGAAGAGGTCGTCGGCAAGGAGAACCTCGCCGACCTCTGCGCCGCCCGCGAGCTCGCCATGAAGGCCGGCGCCGAGGTTTCCTCCGCGACCTTCGATCTGGGACACGCCGCCCACCGGCTGAGCGAGCGCGCGGAGGAGTGGAACATCGACCTGCTGGTCGTGGGCTCCCGGGGGCACTCGCCGGCGCGCCGCTTCTTCCTCGGGAGCGTGTCCAGCCACCTCGCGTCCCGAGCGCCCTGCCCGGTGCTGATCGTACGCTGA
- a CDS encoding Rne/Rng family ribonuclease: MSSSLVINATGSESRVALVENGQISEFYLERNADKGIVGNIYKGRVVRVLPGMQAAFVDIGLDKAAFLYVSDVYYDPDFSERQFELTEGEHPESEGVPDEYAAAMLARGEEEGEEEGDGEAKEATAAEGKKEEARKAKAAPHKEKKEKPHKEVNIQDLLKEGQEVIVQVAKDPIGTKGARITSHISIPGRHLVFMPTVDHVGISRRIENEKERRRLRETVDALRPPGTGFIVRTVADGVPAEKLQADARFLIHIWTEIGRKKDKTGAPALLHPDLDIVLRATRDLFSADVEKLVIDDRAEYERIMRFVQATDPALASHVEHYQESEPIFDAYGIEHELQRAQQRKVWLKSGGYLIIDQAEALTAIDVNSGRYVGKQSLEETITKINIEAAKEVVYQLRLRNIGGIIIIDFIDMDKSQNRDKVFKALQEALGRDKAKTNVLKISELGLVEMTRKRVRESIGRMLTEPCPYCEGRGAVKSRITVAHEIFRELRREVSAFREPTIAINCHPEVARTIQGEERDTLRFMMDKYNKTIQVKAQQHYHLEQFDLYGRQEKKEAKAAQQQAQPRREEKKEEKREEKKEEKRGERREGRGGERQARGGGQRGEGRGGEGRGGEGRGGEGRGGEGRGGERRAAEGRAGEARDAEDRASEPRAAEVRAEPPSADEPKAATAASSRVPEPVESGSGEA, encoded by the coding sequence ATGTCTTCCTCCCTGGTGATCAACGCCACGGGCTCCGAATCCAGAGTCGCACTCGTCGAAAACGGACAGATCTCCGAGTTCTACCTCGAGCGCAACGCAGACAAGGGGATCGTGGGCAACATCTACAAGGGCCGCGTGGTCCGGGTGCTCCCCGGCATGCAGGCGGCCTTCGTGGACATCGGCCTGGACAAGGCCGCGTTCCTCTACGTCTCCGACGTCTACTACGACCCCGACTTCTCCGAGCGCCAGTTCGAGCTCACCGAGGGCGAGCACCCTGAGTCCGAGGGCGTCCCCGACGAGTACGCCGCGGCGATGCTCGCCCGGGGCGAGGAGGAAGGTGAGGAAGAGGGAGACGGAGAGGCCAAGGAGGCCACCGCCGCCGAAGGCAAGAAGGAGGAGGCCCGCAAGGCGAAGGCCGCTCCCCACAAGGAGAAGAAGGAGAAGCCCCACAAGGAGGTGAACATCCAGGACCTCCTCAAGGAGGGCCAGGAGGTCATCGTCCAGGTCGCCAAGGATCCCATCGGGACCAAGGGCGCCCGGATCACCTCGCACATCTCCATCCCCGGCCGGCACCTCGTGTTCATGCCCACGGTGGACCACGTGGGGATCTCGCGGCGGATCGAGAACGAGAAGGAGCGCCGCCGCCTCCGGGAGACGGTCGACGCCCTTCGCCCGCCCGGGACCGGCTTCATCGTCCGCACGGTCGCCGACGGCGTCCCCGCGGAGAAGCTCCAGGCCGACGCGCGCTTCCTGATCCACATCTGGACCGAGATCGGCCGGAAGAAGGACAAGACCGGCGCCCCCGCCCTGCTCCATCCGGACCTCGACATCGTCCTCCGCGCCACGCGCGATCTCTTCTCCGCCGACGTGGAGAAGCTCGTGATCGACGATCGCGCCGAGTACGAGCGGATCATGCGCTTCGTCCAGGCGACGGATCCGGCCCTCGCCTCCCACGTGGAGCACTACCAGGAGAGCGAGCCGATCTTCGACGCCTATGGCATCGAGCACGAGCTCCAGCGGGCCCAGCAGCGCAAGGTCTGGCTGAAGAGCGGCGGCTACCTGATCATCGACCAGGCGGAGGCGCTCACCGCCATCGACGTCAACTCCGGCCGCTACGTGGGGAAGCAGTCCCTCGAGGAGACGATCACCAAGATCAACATCGAGGCGGCGAAGGAGGTCGTCTACCAGCTCCGCCTGCGGAACATCGGTGGAATCATCATCATCGACTTCATCGACATGGATAAGAGCCAGAACCGGGACAAGGTCTTCAAGGCCTTGCAGGAGGCTCTCGGCCGCGACAAGGCGAAGACGAACGTCCTCAAGATCTCCGAGCTCGGCCTCGTGGAGATGACGCGCAAGCGAGTGCGCGAGTCCATCGGCCGGATGCTGACCGAGCCCTGCCCGTACTGCGAGGGGCGCGGCGCGGTGAAGAGCCGCATCACGGTCGCCCACGAGATCTTCCGCGAGCTGCGCCGCGAGGTGTCGGCGTTCCGCGAGCCGACGATCGCGATCAACTGCCACCCCGAGGTGGCGCGTACGATCCAGGGCGAAGAGCGGGACACCCTGCGCTTCATGATGGACAAGTACAACAAGACCATCCAGGTGAAGGCGCAGCAGCACTACCACCTCGAGCAGTTCGACCTCTACGGCCGGCAGGAGAAGAAGGAGGCCAAGGCTGCGCAGCAGCAGGCCCAGCCGCGCCGCGAGGAGAAGAAGGAAGAGAAGCGCGAGGAGAAGAAGGAAGAGAAGCGCGGCGAGCGCCGTGAGGGCCGCGGCGGTGAGCGCCAGGCCCGGGGCGGCGGGCAGCGCGGCGAAGGCCGCGGCGGCGAAGGCCGCGGCGGCGAAGGCCGCGGCGGCGAAGGCCGCGGCGGTGAAGGCCGCGGTGGTGAGCGCCGCGCCGCGGAAGGTCGAGCCGGCGAAGCTCGCGATGCCGAGGACCGTGCGAGTGAGCCGCGGGCCGCCGAGGTCCGCGCAGAGCCTCCTTCGGCCGATGAGCCCAAGGCGGCAACCGCTGCGTCGAGCCGTGTTCCCGAGCCCGTCGAGAGCGGCTCCGGCGAGGCCTAG